A window of Babylonia areolata isolate BAREFJ2019XMU chromosome 2, ASM4173473v1, whole genome shotgun sequence contains these coding sequences:
- the LOC143279210 gene encoding 10 kDa heat shock protein, mitochondrial-like: MHVDALVSAAATTEVGGREYNIRMARALRNFLPLFDRILVERNLPQVKTKGGIMIPEKAQGKVQEGVVVAVGKGSQNENGEVMPVSVQVGDKVLLPEYGGTKLVFEEKEYFLFRDTDLLGKFESQSQSQ, translated from the exons ATGCACGTGGACGCTTTGGTGTCGGCTGCTGCAACTACAGAAGTGGGAGGTCGAGAATATAACATAAGAATG GCACGAGCACTCCGAAACTTTCTCCCACTGTTTGACCGCATCCTTGTGGAACGCAATTTGCCTCAAGTGAAGACAAAAGGTGGCATCATGATTCCAGAAAAAGCACAGGGCAAAGTGCAAGAAGgagtggttgtggctgtgggaaAAGGTTCCCAGAATGAG AATGGCGAAGTGATGCCAGTCAGTGTTCAAGTGGGCGACAAAGTGCTTCTCCCTGAGTATGGAGGGACAAAACTTGTTTTTGAGGAAAAG gaATACTTCTTGTTCCGAGACACTGACCTGCTTGGAAAGTTTGAATCCCAATCCCAATCCCAATAA